A single window of Ferviditalea candida DNA harbors:
- a CDS encoding SpoIIIAH-like family protein codes for MNSKRQTIWLVSMLSLMVVLSAYYLFTDNVDQLDTVTGKLTDQQGTGIKADQTGGSDNSAGGQSAGSAAAGTGKQNSKDSAAAQNPTSKDSVGTAMNQPQGDEQILKKIESQPASSQDYFTSLHMKRDEEMNRQSDQLMAIIGDTTKSADVVSKAYDDMQKLEDKQAKISNIEQELLKDYADVFVSESGSKWSVLVKSDKLQKSQAVSIVDLMTGELKITPNNVVVKYMK; via the coding sequence ATGAATTCGAAAAGGCAAACAATCTGGCTTGTTTCCATGCTGAGCTTAATGGTAGTGCTTTCCGCTTACTATTTGTTCACCGACAATGTCGACCAACTGGATACGGTGACCGGTAAGCTTACAGATCAACAAGGGACGGGCATCAAAGCGGACCAGACAGGCGGCTCGGACAATTCGGCGGGAGGTCAAAGCGCAGGCTCCGCAGCTGCAGGCACTGGAAAGCAGAATTCTAAGGACAGCGCGGCGGCACAGAATCCGACCTCTAAAGACAGCGTCGGCACCGCGATGAATCAGCCGCAGGGCGACGAGCAAATTTTGAAAAAGATCGAGTCGCAGCCGGCTTCAAGTCAGGACTATTTCACGTCGCTGCACATGAAAAGGGATGAAGAAATGAATCGCCAATCCGACCAGCTGATGGCGATCATCGGGGATACGACGAAAAGCGCCGATGTGGTGAGCAAGGCCTATGACGATATGCAGAAGCTGGAGGACAAACAGGCGAAAATCAGCAACATTGAGCAGGAATTGCTGAAGGATTATGCGGATGTGTTCGTCTCCGAATCCGGTTCCAAATGGAGCGTGCTGGTCAAGAGCGACAAGCTGCAGAAGAGCCAAGCCGTCAGCATCGTCGACCTTATGACCGGCGAATTGAAGATCACGCCGAACAATGTGGTTGTCAAATACATGAAGTGA
- the nusB gene encoding transcription antitermination factor NusB: protein MRRRQAREMAVQSLYQMEMNNASAAEAVSVSLEEARLGDEYNLSDVSNAELGSTAAAEEYIMELVAGASAHREAIDGLLKGFLTGWQVDRLSRVDRQILRLAVYEMVYRDDVPPKVVINEAIEIAKRFGTKESGKFVNGVLGRLIKDLDQIKSKSSN from the coding sequence ATGAGACGAAGGCAGGCCAGAGAGATGGCCGTACAAAGCTTGTACCAAATGGAAATGAACAATGCGAGCGCGGCGGAAGCCGTCTCGGTGTCGCTCGAAGAAGCCCGCTTGGGAGATGAATACAATTTGTCCGACGTGAGCAATGCCGAACTTGGGAGCACTGCCGCTGCTGAAGAATATATTATGGAATTGGTGGCCGGCGCTTCCGCTCATCGAGAGGCCATAGACGGCTTGTTGAAAGGATTTTTGACGGGCTGGCAGGTGGACCGTCTGTCTCGCGTGGACAGGCAAATTCTGCGGCTCGCCGTTTACGAAATGGTTTATCGGGATGACGTTCCCCCGAAAGTCGTAATTAACGAGGCTATTGAAATTGCCAAGCGCTTCGGCACGAAGGAATCGGGAAAGTTCGTGAACGGTGTTCTGGGAAGGCTGATCAAGGATTTGGATCAGATCAAAAGCAAGAGCAGCAATTAG
- the folD gene encoding bifunctional methylenetetrahydrofolate dehydrogenase/methenyltetrahydrofolate cyclohydrolase FolD: MTAQTINGKETAALIKERLKEEIAILARDGVVPGLTVILVGEDPASQVYVRNKARECEKLGMASEVIRLPETASEQELLRLIGELNRNERVHGILVQLPLPGHISEKAVIDAISVEKDVDGFHPVNVGNLLIGGEGYLPCTPAGVIELIKRTGIAIAGRHAVVVGRSNIVGKPVSLLLLRENATVTICHSRTANMEDITRQADILVVAVGKAKMIGARHVKPGAVVIDVGVNRLEDGTLAGDVDFDEVKEIAGHITPVPGGVGPMTIAMLLSNTLESARKFASVKH; the protein is encoded by the coding sequence ATGACAGCGCAAACGATTAACGGAAAAGAAACGGCGGCTCTGATCAAGGAGCGGCTCAAGGAGGAAATCGCGATTCTTGCACGGGACGGAGTTGTGCCGGGCCTTACCGTCATATTGGTCGGGGAGGATCCCGCCTCACAGGTCTATGTGCGCAACAAGGCCAGAGAATGCGAAAAGCTCGGCATGGCCTCCGAGGTCATCCGCCTGCCGGAGACCGCTTCGGAACAGGAGCTTTTGCGGCTGATCGGCGAATTGAACCGAAATGAGCGCGTGCATGGGATTTTGGTTCAGCTTCCGCTTCCGGGACACATTTCCGAAAAAGCGGTGATCGATGCCATATCGGTTGAAAAGGACGTGGACGGTTTTCATCCGGTGAACGTCGGAAATTTGCTGATCGGGGGAGAAGGTTACCTTCCCTGTACCCCGGCCGGCGTGATAGAACTTATTAAGCGGACGGGCATTGCCATCGCCGGCCGGCACGCTGTTGTCGTGGGCCGCAGCAATATCGTAGGCAAGCCTGTCTCGCTGCTGCTTCTGCGGGAGAATGCGACCGTAACGATTTGTCATTCAAGGACGGCCAATATGGAGGACATCACCCGCCAGGCGGATATTCTTGTCGTGGCCGTCGGCAAGGCCAAGATGATCGGCGCCCGGCATGTCAAACCGGGCGCGGTCGTTATCGATGTCGGCGTGAACCGGTTGGAGGACGGAACACTGGCCGGCGATGTGGATTTCGACGAAGTGAAGGAAATAGCCGGTCATATTACGCCGGTTCCCGGCGGGGTCGGACCGATGACGATCGCCATGCTGTTGAGCAATACCCTGGAATCCGCCAGGAAATTCGCTTCCGTCAAGCATTGA
- the spoIIIAA gene encoding stage III sporulation protein AA, producing MDNLEEAIMPDHVFSFLPGSLHRIAAGLPREILETLQEIRIRESRPLEIVYDHDHAFVDAGGKISDNPAAAYRPSHQECLQLLDLLTDHSLYTFEEELKRGFITVRGGHRVGLCGRVVLDKGEIKQIKDVTGFNIRLAREMIGAGRSVLPYLIDFEAQTVRHTLLISPPLWGKTTVIRDLARMISTGEWPHQLAWKGKKVGIIDERSELAACVKGVPTFHVGPRTDVMDHCPKAEGMMMMIRSMSPDVLVVDEIGRPEDAAAIREALRAGIKVLATAHGAGLEDIRSRPMLRELIEEGIFERYVVLPGRKGTGRPLQVFDGSGFLQVKTPFDSHVKKV from the coding sequence ATGGACAACTTGGAGGAAGCGATCATGCCGGATCATGTTTTTTCCTTTCTGCCGGGATCCCTGCACAGAATTGCAGCTGGTCTTCCCCGCGAGATATTGGAGACATTGCAGGAAATCCGCATCAGGGAAAGCCGGCCGCTGGAAATCGTGTACGACCATGATCATGCTTTCGTTGACGCCGGCGGGAAGATTTCGGATAATCCCGCTGCGGCATACAGGCCCAGTCATCAGGAATGCCTTCAACTGTTGGACCTTCTGACCGATCATTCACTGTACACCTTTGAGGAAGAGCTGAAAAGAGGGTTTATCACGGTAAGGGGCGGTCATAGGGTAGGGCTTTGCGGCAGGGTTGTGCTGGATAAAGGAGAGATCAAGCAAATCAAAGACGTGACAGGCTTCAATATCCGTCTGGCCAGAGAGATGATCGGCGCCGGTCGGAGCGTTCTGCCCTATCTGATTGACTTTGAGGCGCAAACGGTCCGCCATACTCTCCTGATCTCCCCTCCCCTTTGGGGCAAAACCACCGTGATCCGCGATCTCGCACGCATGATCAGCACCGGCGAGTGGCCGCACCAACTGGCTTGGAAGGGCAAAAAAGTGGGGATTATCGACGAAAGGTCGGAATTGGCCGCCTGCGTAAAAGGAGTCCCGACGTTTCATGTCGGTCCGCGCACGGATGTGATGGATCACTGTCCGAAGGCGGAAGGCATGATGATGATGATCCGTTCGATGTCGCCAGATGTGCTTGTGGTCGACGAGATCGGCAGACCCGAGGATGCCGCAGCCATTCGCGAGGCGCTGCGGGCGGGTATTAAAGTGCTCGCCACGGCGCATGGAGCGGGGCTGGAGGATATCCGGAGCCGGCCGATGCTCAGGGAACTCATCGAGGAAGGCATTTTTGAGCGGTATGTCGTTCTGCCCGGAAGAAAAGGCACCGGACGGCCGCTGCAGGTTTTTGACGGGAGCGGCTTTCTCCAGGTTAAAACCCCATTTGATTCCCATGTGAAGAAAGTGTGA
- a CDS encoding Asp23/Gls24 family envelope stress response protein, whose product MNTIAPDYEKTELGNIQIAPEVIEIIAGLATVEVPGVAGMSGGIAGGIAELLGRKNLSKGVKVEVGQKEAAVDVSIVVEYGRRIPEVAAEIQKNVKNAIYSMTGLSVVEVNVHIHDVHFKEQDKPSVEDETAAVQRVR is encoded by the coding sequence ATGAATACAATTGCTCCCGATTATGAGAAAACCGAATTGGGGAACATTCAGATTGCTCCCGAGGTGATTGAAATCATCGCCGGTTTGGCCACCGTTGAGGTTCCCGGAGTGGCCGGCATGAGCGGAGGGATTGCCGGGGGGATCGCGGAACTTTTGGGTCGCAAGAATTTATCCAAGGGCGTGAAGGTCGAGGTCGGGCAAAAAGAGGCAGCGGTGGATGTGTCCATCGTCGTTGAATACGGCCGCCGCATTCCCGAGGTGGCGGCGGAAATCCAGAAGAATGTAAAGAATGCCATCTATTCCATGACCGGACTCAGCGTGGTCGAAGTCAACGTGCATATACACGATGTCCATTTCAAAGAACAGGATAAACCATCCGTTGAAGACGAGACAGCTGCAGTTCAGCGGGTCCGATAA
- the spoIIIAF gene encoding stage III sporulation protein AF, protein MIAWLSGWLKEIIMVILLATFVDLMLPNSSMQRYVKVVISLFILVVLLSPILSALFDRSFSIKAAAELENWSQADAYGKASEAATRYILQQGEKLREEGVKQAADITRERLAGLIRQQIERTEPQRVREVNVKLDIGPNQSLSIGSVQVVLLNDGERDAVKEKSSGSGTGLTISPVKPIEPVDIKIHVGKQKSEAVPAAARTESENASMRETGRRIKRMLTDQWKIPEDKIQIIFDRDPSKPE, encoded by the coding sequence ATGATTGCCTGGCTGAGCGGTTGGCTGAAAGAAATCATTATGGTGATTCTGCTGGCGACGTTTGTAGATTTGATGCTGCCGAACAGCAGCATGCAGCGTTATGTGAAGGTTGTGATCAGCCTGTTCATACTGGTCGTTCTGCTTTCGCCGATCCTTTCCGCGCTGTTTGACCGTTCTTTCAGCATCAAAGCGGCCGCGGAGCTGGAGAATTGGTCGCAAGCCGATGCTTATGGAAAAGCGTCCGAAGCCGCGACCCGGTATATTCTCCAGCAAGGGGAAAAACTGCGGGAGGAAGGGGTAAAGCAGGCAGCGGACATTACGAGAGAGCGGCTGGCCGGATTGATCCGGCAGCAGATTGAAAGGACTGAGCCGCAGCGGGTGCGGGAAGTGAACGTGAAGCTGGACATCGGACCGAATCAGAGCTTGTCGATCGGCAGCGTGCAGGTGGTCCTCCTCAACGATGGAGAGCGGGATGCTGTAAAGGAAAAATCCTCCGGTTCAGGAACGGGACTGACCATTTCTCCGGTCAAACCGATTGAACCGGTTGACATAAAGATTCACGTTGGAAAACAGAAATCCGAAGCCGTACCGGCGGCTGCGCGGACGGAGAGCGAGAATGCCTCCATGCGGGAAACCGGCCGGCGGATCAAGAGGATGCTGACGGACCAATGGAAAATACCCGAGGATAAAATTCAAATTATCTTTGACCGTGATCCGTCGAAACCGGAATAG
- the amaP gene encoding alkaline shock response membrane anchor protein AmaP encodes MIKILDRILLFLCSLVIGILSIGLLALSFQWIKLPNVETVLDSFYRDMIARSTFIALSILFLLISIRFLYVSVRKAGPDVSSIDQRTDFGDIRISLETIENLSLKSTSRVRGVKDLKARVTVNDAGLEILIRTIVDGEISIPHLTEEIQRSVKGHVEEVTGIPVASVSVYVANINHSPSFKSRVE; translated from the coding sequence GTGATTAAAATTTTGGATAGAATCCTGCTGTTCTTATGCAGTTTGGTTATCGGCATCCTATCGATCGGCCTATTGGCACTCAGCTTTCAATGGATTAAGCTGCCGAACGTGGAAACTGTGCTGGACAGCTTTTATCGCGACATGATTGCCAGAAGCACATTCATCGCCTTATCGATCCTGTTCCTGTTGATCAGCATCCGCTTTCTGTATGTTTCTGTTCGCAAAGCGGGCCCTGACGTTTCATCGATTGATCAGCGGACAGATTTCGGAGATATCCGCATTTCTTTGGAAACGATTGAAAATCTGTCCTTGAAATCCACTTCACGCGTTAGAGGGGTTAAAGACCTGAAAGCAAGAGTCACTGTGAATGATGCAGGCTTGGAAATTTTGATCCGGACGATTGTCGACGGAGAAATTTCGATACCGCATTTAACTGAAGAGATCCAGCGTTCCGTCAAAGGTCATGTTGAAGAAGTGACCGGCATTCCCGTTGCTTCGGTTTCCGTTTACGTAGCGAATATCAATCATTCGCCAAGCTTCAAGAGCAGAGTGGAATAG
- the accB gene encoding acetyl-CoA carboxylase biotin carboxyl carrier protein, with the protein MFKLSEIKELIKLVDQTSVRELEIDHDGSRLMIRKANTTEPVIINTVPAPAMQPVHTQAYVPETAQVSSPVKEAAFAPAREEQTDDNLHSIVSPMVGTFYEAPSPGAAPFVKVGDKVKEKTVVCIVEAMKLMNEIEAEIKGEIVEVLVENGQLVEFGQPLFRVKRDA; encoded by the coding sequence ATGTTCAAACTGAGTGAAATCAAGGAATTGATTAAGCTGGTGGATCAAACTTCCGTTCGGGAGCTGGAGATCGATCATGACGGTTCCCGGCTGATGATCCGTAAAGCCAATACAACCGAACCGGTGATCATCAATACGGTCCCCGCTCCCGCCATGCAGCCCGTACATACGCAAGCTTATGTCCCCGAAACGGCACAAGTCTCCTCTCCCGTCAAAGAGGCGGCTTTTGCACCGGCAAGGGAGGAACAAACGGACGACAATCTGCACAGCATCGTTTCCCCGATGGTCGGCACGTTCTATGAAGCACCGTCTCCGGGAGCGGCACCGTTTGTGAAAGTCGGGGATAAAGTCAAGGAGAAGACCGTGGTCTGCATTGTGGAAGCCATGAAGCTGATGAATGAAATTGAAGCCGAGATCAAAGGGGAAATCGTCGAGGTGCTGGTGGAAAACGGCCAGTTGGTTGAATTCGGACAACCCTTGTTTCGGGTCAAACGCGATGCCTAA
- a CDS encoding DUF2273 domain-containing protein yields the protein MWNELWERYRASTIGIGAGFLLGVIYLFFGFWNMLVFAFIVYAGYYIGSKVDRREPVFPPINGLYQRFLDLAERWRMFR from the coding sequence GTGTGGAACGAGCTGTGGGAACGGTACAGGGCCTCCACGATCGGAATCGGCGCAGGATTTTTGCTCGGCGTCATCTATTTGTTTTTCGGGTTCTGGAATATGCTGGTCTTTGCCTTTATCGTTTATGCCGGTTATTACATAGGCAGCAAGGTGGATCGCCGCGAACCGGTTTTTCCTCCAATAAACGGGCTGTATCAGCGGTTTCTTGATTTGGCGGAAAGATGGAGAATGTTCAGATGA
- the spoIIIAC gene encoding stage III sporulation protein AC: MNVDVNAIFQIAGIGIIIAMIHTVLKQMGKEDMAHWVTLIGFIVVLFMVIRMLDELLKEIKTIFLFQ, from the coding sequence ATGAATGTAGACGTGAACGCGATTTTTCAGATAGCCGGAATCGGAATCATCATCGCCATGATCCACACCGTCCTGAAGCAAATGGGAAAAGAAGATATGGCGCATTGGGTCACATTGATCGGCTTTATCGTCGTTCTGTTTATGGTAATCAGAATGCTCGATGAATTGCTGAAAGAAATCAAAACGATTTTTCTCTTCCAGTAA
- the spoIIIAD gene encoding stage III sporulation protein AD: MEMIQIVGIGLIATVLSLVIKEQKPVFAFLLALFTGIIIFLYLIGKIAAIIRVLENLAEQSHINMIFLKTVLKIIGIAYIAEFGAQVIRDAGQESIASKIELAGKILIMVMAIPIITVIIETVIKLLPA, from the coding sequence GTGGAAATGATCCAAATCGTCGGGATCGGCTTGATCGCCACGGTGCTGTCGCTTGTGATCAAGGAGCAAAAGCCGGTATTTGCTTTCCTGCTGGCCCTATTTACGGGAATCATCATTTTCTTGTACCTGATCGGTAAAATTGCCGCGATCATCCGGGTATTGGAGAATCTGGCCGAACAGTCCCACATCAACATGATCTTTCTGAAGACGGTATTGAAGATCATAGGAATCGCATACATTGCCGAATTCGGTGCCCAAGTCATCCGCGATGCGGGACAAGAATCGATCGCCTCAAAAATTGAGCTTGCAGGCAAAATCCTGATCATGGTCATGGCGATTCCGATCATCACGGTAATTATCGAAACGGTGATCAAGCTGCTTCCCGCTTAA
- the accC gene encoding acetyl-CoA carboxylase biotin carboxylase subunit, whose amino-acid sequence MKFHKILVANRGEIAVRIIRACREMGIYTVAVFSEADRNALHVRLADEAYCIGPAPSKDSYLNLTNIMSVATLTEADAIHPGYGFLAENADFAEICETVGITFIGPSPDAISRMGDKSEAKRTMIEAGVPVIPGSDGLVEHMDDAVRIASEVGYPIVIKATAGGGGKGIRIAENEDQLVQQISAAQLEAQKAFGNSGVYLEKYLTGMKHVEIQILADKHGNVVHLGERDCSVQRRRQKLVEEAPCPVLTPDVRERMGDAAVRAARAVNYSGAGTLEFLLGPDGHFYFMEMNTRIQVEHPVTEMVTGVDIVKEMISIAEGNPLSFSQEDVTIKGWSIECRINAEDPDRGFIPSPGQIQLYLPPGGLGVRVDSAAYTGYTISPHYDSMVAKLIVWGETREAAIARMSRALHEFAVEGIHTTVPFHLKLLQHKKFLSGDFDIKFLDEHDVNDPDS is encoded by the coding sequence ATGAAGTTTCACAAAATATTGGTTGCCAACCGCGGAGAAATCGCCGTTCGCATTATCCGTGCCTGCCGGGAAATGGGCATTTATACGGTGGCGGTGTTTTCCGAGGCGGACCGCAACGCACTTCACGTCAGACTGGCCGATGAAGCGTATTGCATTGGGCCGGCCCCGTCCAAAGACAGCTATTTGAACTTGACGAACATCATGAGTGTGGCAACGCTGACGGAGGCGGACGCGATTCATCCGGGCTACGGATTTCTGGCCGAGAATGCCGACTTTGCGGAAATTTGCGAAACCGTCGGGATCACATTCATCGGGCCGTCCCCCGATGCGATCAGCAGGATGGGCGACAAATCCGAGGCCAAACGGACGATGATTGAAGCGGGTGTGCCGGTTATTCCCGGTTCCGACGGTTTGGTGGAGCACATGGACGACGCCGTGCGCATCGCCTCGGAAGTCGGGTATCCGATCGTCATCAAGGCAACTGCGGGCGGAGGCGGCAAGGGAATTCGCATCGCCGAAAACGAGGATCAGCTCGTCCAGCAAATTTCTGCCGCTCAGCTGGAGGCGCAGAAAGCCTTTGGAAACTCCGGGGTATACCTGGAAAAATATTTGACCGGAATGAAGCATGTGGAGATCCAGATTTTGGCCGATAAGCACGGGAATGTCGTCCATTTGGGTGAACGGGACTGCTCCGTCCAACGCAGACGCCAAAAGCTGGTTGAGGAGGCTCCCTGTCCCGTGCTGACGCCGGATGTCAGGGAACGCATGGGTGATGCGGCGGTGCGCGCGGCCCGGGCCGTCAACTACTCCGGGGCCGGAACCCTGGAATTTTTGCTTGGACCGGACGGTCACTTTTATTTTATGGAAATGAACACGCGGATTCAGGTTGAGCATCCCGTAACGGAAATGGTAACCGGCGTGGATATCGTAAAAGAAATGATCTCCATTGCCGAAGGAAATCCGCTCTCGTTCTCCCAGGAGGACGTCACCATCAAGGGATGGTCGATTGAATGCAGAATTAATGCGGAGGATCCGGATCGCGGCTTTATCCCCTCACCGGGGCAGATTCAGCTTTATTTGCCTCCCGGCGGCTTGGGTGTCAGGGTGGACAGCGCCGCTTATACGGGATATACGATCTCTCCCCATTACGATTCGATGGTAGCCAAACTGATCGTATGGGGCGAAACCCGCGAAGCCGCCATTGCCAGAATGAGCAGAGCGCTGCACGAATTTGCCGTGGAAGGGATTCATACGACCGTTCCCTTTCATTTGAAGCTGCTGCAGCACAAAAAATTTCTATCCGGCGATTTCGATATCAAATTCCTGGATGAGCATGACGTGAACGATCCCGATTCATAA
- the spoIIIAE gene encoding stage III sporulation protein AE, which produces MSILKYRKAAAVLAFALLLWFPGSVRADGPMDAIIKEQAQHVQTDQVEAYWQQLMQQYGGYFPGNRTPTLMDMILPGREGLSISTVMKGLLSYFLHEVLYNGKLLATIVILTVFSQILQTLQGAFERKAVSSVAYAITYTVMIIIAINSFSVAIGYAKSAITGMIDFMVAMIPLLLTLLASMGSVVSASILHPLIIFMIHTVGTLIYAVVFPLLFFSTVLHIVSSLNEKYKVTQLANLLRNVSVGLLGVFLTVFLGVITVQGATSGVTDGVTIRTAKYVAGNFVPIVGGLFSDAADTVISASLLVKNAIGLVGVIIIILLAAFPAVKILTLAFIYNLSAAVLQPLGESPITACLETIGKNMIYVFAALAAVGLMFFLAVTIIITAGNVSIMMR; this is translated from the coding sequence ATGTCCATCTTGAAATACCGGAAAGCCGCTGCGGTTCTCGCGTTTGCTCTGCTCCTGTGGTTTCCCGGCAGCGTTCGGGCGGACGGGCCGATGGATGCCATAATCAAAGAGCAGGCACAGCATGTCCAAACGGATCAGGTCGAGGCTTACTGGCAGCAGCTGATGCAGCAGTACGGCGGGTATTTTCCCGGAAACCGAACGCCGACCCTGATGGATATGATCCTCCCCGGGAGGGAAGGATTAAGTATCTCTACTGTGATGAAAGGGCTGCTCTCGTATTTTTTGCATGAAGTTTTATACAATGGGAAACTGCTCGCGACGATCGTAATTCTGACGGTATTCAGTCAAATTCTGCAGACGCTTCAGGGCGCATTCGAGCGAAAAGCTGTGAGCAGCGTCGCTTACGCCATCACATACACAGTGATGATCATCATCGCCATCAACAGCTTCAGCGTCGCAATCGGATACGCCAAGTCGGCGATTACCGGAATGATCGACTTTATGGTGGCCATGATCCCGCTGCTGTTAACCCTGCTGGCATCGATGGGGAGCGTAGTCTCCGCTTCGATTCTTCATCCGCTGATCATTTTTATGATTCATACGGTGGGTACGCTGATTTATGCCGTGGTCTTTCCGCTGCTGTTTTTTTCAACGGTGCTGCACATTGTCAGCTCGTTGAACGAGAAGTACAAAGTCACACAATTGGCCAATTTGCTGCGCAATGTCAGCGTGGGCCTGCTGGGAGTTTTTCTGACGGTTTTTCTCGGCGTTATTACCGTGCAGGGAGCGACCAGCGGGGTGACGGACGGGGTGACGATCCGGACGGCCAAATATGTCGCCGGAAATTTCGTGCCGATCGTCGGTGGACTGTTCTCCGACGCGGCCGATACCGTGATCAGCGCCTCGCTGTTGGTCAAAAACGCCATCGGCCTGGTCGGCGTGATCATCATTATTCTGCTAGCTGCCTTCCCGGCCGTCAAGATATTGACGCTCGCCTTCATCTATAATTTGTCCGCTGCCGTCCTGCAGCCGTTGGGGGAAAGTCCGATAACCGCCTGTCTGGAAACCATCGGAAAAAACATGATATATGTGTTTGCCGCGCTTGCCGCCGTCGGCTTGATGTTCTTCCTGGCGGTGACCATCATCATAACGGCAGGCAATGTATCCATCATGATGCGCTGA
- a CDS encoding YqhV family protein, with translation MLNKVVLSMAMLRMISGSLELIAAVIMLRLNQIDKALIVNSGLALVGPVILISTTTIGLVGIADKISFTRMLWILLGVSCIFFGIIKK, from the coding sequence ATGTTGAACAAAGTCGTTCTCAGCATGGCGATGCTCCGAATGATTTCCGGCAGCCTTGAATTGATTGCCGCAGTAATTATGCTGCGGTTGAACCAAATCGATAAGGCGTTGATCGTGAATTCGGGATTGGCGCTGGTCGGACCGGTCATTTTGATTAGCACAACGACGATCGGACTGGTCGGAATCGCCGATAAAATTTCGTTCACCCGGATGCTTTGGATTTTGCTCGGTGTCAGCTGCATCTTTTTTGGCATTATCAAGAAATGA
- the spoIIIAG gene encoding stage III sporulation protein AG, with translation MEKLLQWMENWIGGGPGGAKRVSTFRWLLIIGLTGIMFMILNSFVNVKNTDKIIESKAAPPEKPAREAFVSKGNPQSPFSEYETMYESRLKEILEKIVGVGEVNVMVNIDSTEEIVVEKNRKDTQQVTDEKDQSGATRHVTDVTQDGEVVLYQVSGDQTPIVLKKIKPRIRGVLIVARGAENLTVKKLIVEAVERGLDVPSYRISIVPRKQ, from the coding sequence ATGGAAAAATTGCTGCAATGGATGGAAAACTGGATCGGGGGCGGGCCGGGCGGCGCAAAAAGAGTTTCCACGTTTCGCTGGCTGCTGATAATCGGCTTGACGGGAATCATGTTCATGATCCTCAATTCTTTTGTGAACGTGAAAAACACGGATAAGATCATTGAAAGCAAAGCCGCTCCTCCGGAGAAGCCGGCCCGGGAGGCGTTCGTTTCGAAAGGAAATCCGCAATCGCCGTTTTCTGAATATGAAACGATGTACGAGTCGAGACTAAAGGAAATACTGGAAAAAATCGTCGGTGTCGGGGAGGTCAATGTGATGGTCAATATCGATTCGACCGAGGAGATCGTCGTTGAAAAAAACCGCAAGGATACACAGCAAGTTACCGATGAAAAGGATCAAAGCGGAGCCACCCGGCACGTTACGGATGTCACGCAAGACGGAGAGGTCGTCCTGTATCAAGTCTCCGGCGATCAAACTCCCATTGTGCTGAAAAAAATCAAACCAAGGATAAGGGGGGTGTTGATTGTCGCCAGAGGAGCTGAAAATCTGACCGTCAAAAAGTTGATTGTCGAAGCGGTCGAACGAGGTCTGGATGTGCCTTCGTACCGCATTTCCATTGTACCGAGAAAACAATAG
- the spoIIIAB gene encoding stage III sporulation protein SpoIIIAB produces the protein MLKLMGAALVLFAGAMAGFYQSWRLASRPRQIRGLIHALQVLETEIVYALTPLPEALRKLGRKTAAPVSGLFGQIGDRLEQEQGITLQEVWEFTALDYWKQTAMKETEREIVRQLGRTLGISDREDQVKHLHLAIRELQREEMTAIDEQKRYEKMWKSLGILAGVLIVIMMY, from the coding sequence ATGCTGAAGTTGATGGGAGCCGCGCTTGTCTTGTTCGCCGGTGCGATGGCCGGATTTTACCAGTCCTGGCGCCTTGCTTCAAGGCCGAGACAAATTCGCGGATTGATTCACGCCCTGCAGGTATTGGAGACGGAAATCGTGTATGCGCTGACCCCGCTGCCGGAGGCTCTGCGGAAGCTCGGCAGAAAAACTGCGGCGCCGGTCTCCGGGCTTTTCGGGCAGATCGGCGACAGGCTGGAGCAGGAGCAAGGAATCACACTCCAGGAAGTATGGGAATTCACCGCTCTGGATTATTGGAAGCAGACAGCCATGAAAGAAACGGAGAGAGAGATTGTCAGACAGCTGGGCAGAACCTTGGGAATTTCCGATAGGGAGGATCAAGTGAAGCATCTACATTTGGCCATCCGCGAGCTGCAAAGGGAAGAGATGACGGCAATCGACGAGCAGAAGCGTTATGAAAAGATGTGGAAGAGCCTTGGGATACTTGCGGGCGTATTGATCGTCATCATGATGTATTAA